Proteins from a single region of Rhipicephalus sanguineus isolate Rsan-2018 chromosome 5, BIME_Rsan_1.4, whole genome shotgun sequence:
- the LOC119393801 gene encoding retinaldehyde-binding protein 1-like has protein sequence MLRTYTKRSTEDVYDTSDGALPFQLQLIAEDDLGETPARRKESLEKLSKLISEELDLNPRRDAEFLIRFLRTRKYNVEAAMQTIRNYYYNRSGCDSVYGEFFPSAVPPSARKLAMVLPCKDRQGRQIFLCNLGAWNPNEVTHALFLRAILMCLEFMTFDPSAQTLGMVLIVDCQDFTVENALSLKPGLLKRGVEYVQDCMPSRIKAFHVMRQGRAFDISYSIMKPFIRNKMARRFILHGENFESLHKDISPEQLPPQFGGQAPPLDYDAFWSKMDELEDVFERNNRYGYPKNNNGDFATQEEVERALEFL, from the exons ATGCTGCGTACGTACACGAAAAGATCGACCGAAGATGTGTACGACACATCAGATGGAGCACTTCCCTTCCAACTACAGCTAATCGCTGAAGACGACCTCGGAGAAACGCCTGCCAGGAGAAAAGAATCATTGGAGAAGCTATCCAAGCTTATATCAG AGGAGCTGGATCTAAACCCAAGAAGGGATGCCGAATTCCTCATTCGTTTCTTACGCACAAGGAAGTACAACGTGGAGGCGGCCATGCAGACCATCAGAAACTACTACTACAACCGGTCTGGGTGCGATTCCGTCTACGGCGAATTTTTTCCTTCGGCCGTGCCTCCATCTGCGCGGAAACTAGCCATGGTTTTGCCTTGCAAGGATCGGCAGGGCCGTCAGATTTTTTTGTGCAACCTAG GTGCATGGAATCCAAATGAAGTAACTCACGCCCTCTTTCTGCGCGCCATTCTTATGTGCCTAGAGTTCATGACGTTCGATCCTTCAGCACAGACTCTCGGTATGGTTTTGATCGTAGACTGTCAGGACTTCACTGTGGAAAACGCGCTGTCATTGAAACCTGGCCTATTGAAGAGAGGAGTGGAATACGTGCAG GACTGCATGCCATCAAGGATTAAAGCTTTCCACGTTATGCGACAAGGGCGTGCTTTCGACATCTCCTACAGCATCATGAAGCCTTTCATTAGAAACAAGATGGCCAGAAGA tttATATTGCACGGAGAAAACTTCGAGAGCCTCCACAAGGACATTTCACCAGAACAACTACCTCCACAGTTCGGTGGACAGGCGCCTCCACTAGACTACGATGCCTTCTGGAGCAAAATGGACGAGTTGGAAGACGTCTTCGAAAGAAATAATCGCTACGGCTACCCCAAGAACAACAACGGTGACTTCGCTACGCAGGAGGAAGTTGAACGAGCTTTGGAGTTTCTGTGA